DNA from Leptolyngbya iicbica LK:
CCGATTTCTCTCAGCCCACCCCGCATACGATGCTTTAGAGATGTTCAGAGTAGGGATTAACGGGTGGTGAATTAATGCCGAACAGTATTCGTTTGCCTCACTTCGGCTATTGCATTCATAACGCGAGTGAGTCAAATCAACAGAGCTGGCAAATTAGTCAATGTCGCTACTTTAAGCTTCTAAACCTATCCTTGGCGTCTACTTTGAGGCGGATTTTTCCCTAGATTAGTGTTTGATCCGTCTACAGCCTTTTCCAGTCTCGTGAGATACACTTAGTATGTTTTGGAATTTGCTAAGAGACAGGGATGAAAGCTTACTCTATCGAGTTNNNNNNNNNNNNNNNNNNNNNNNNNNNNNNNNNNNNNNNNNNNNNNNNNNNNNNNNNNNNNNNNNNNNNNNNNNNNNNNNNNNNNNNNNNNNNNNNNNNNNNNNNNNNNNNNNNNNNNNNNNNNNNNNNNNNNNNNNNNNNNNNNNNNNNNNNNNNNNNNNNNNNNNNNNNNNNNNNNNNNNNNNNNNNNNNNNNNNNNNTTCAAGGAAGTTTCTTTGACAGACATTAAAAACTGGTTTACAAATTGCTGCTACTGCACCTCACTAGAGTGAGAAATGCTGTATATGAAATTCGATCATGTGAAATTCTGTGGCAATCAGAAGGTAGAGTTGCTGCAATTTAAATGTGTAGCCATAGCAAGATGAATCGAACAATACTTTGCAGATAAAACTAGGTCATCTGAAAAAAGAATTTGGATCTCAACTGAGCAGGCTGTCAAAATAGCGGCTTTGAATTGATCGAAATATCGTGTCTGGTTTTGATTCTTCGGTCGATCGCTCATCACCTTTAATCGCATATTTTGTTTTGGGTTACGCCCTGCGAAAGCGTAGTAACCAATTACTGTGCGCGATCGCGAGTCCATTTTCAAAACTTAAAAAGGGGGCTAGTAACCTATGAATGCAGACAGAATTGTGCACGAGCAGCCAGCAAAATGGATCGAGCGATTAGCTCGCTTTGGCTATGCCGCCAAGGGCATCGTTTATATGATTGTCGGCGTGTTGGCGTTCCAAGCAGCGTTTAATTGGGGCGGGCGCATCACGGGCAGCAAAGGAGCCTTTCGAACGATTGCAAACCAGCCTTTCGGCAATTTTTTGCTGTTTTTGGTGGGGGTGGGCTTACTCGGCTACGTAGTGTGGCGCTTTGTGGAAGCGTTTCGCGATCCAGAACATCGAGACAGTGGCCTGAGTGGATTTGCCCGACGGGCTTCCTATTTCGTGAGTGGCTTAATTTATGCCAGCTTAGCGATTTTTGCGCTGCGAATTGTGTTTGGCTCGCCCTCCAATAGCAGCGGTAGCGGCGGTAGTTCGAGTCAGCAAGGGGTGGCCACATTACTCTCCCAACCCTTTGGTCAGTGGCTTGTGGGATTCGTCGGAGTCGCGATCGTGGCTTATGGTTTTTACACCTTTTACAAAGCCTATTCCACTAAATTTCGCCGCAAACTTAAGCTGGCCCAAATGAGCCTTAAAGAAGAGCAATGGTCGACCCGCATTGCGCGTTTTGGACTCACGTCTAAAGGTCTGGTGTCGGTGATTATTGGGTATTTCTTTATCCAGGCGGCGCGGGCGTCTGACCCCAGTCAAGCGCAAACCACGGAAGGGGCGCTCCAAACTTTGCAACAGCAGCCCTATGGAGCCTGGCTCATGGGTTTAGTGGCACTAGGCTTGATTGCTTACGGCATTCATCTGGAAGTCCAAGCTCGATATCGACGAATTTCACCCGCCCGATAGAGTGAACCGCTGAATTCATGGCTGGTAAGTTCTCTCGATTGCTAGACGTCAAAATCCCGACCAATAATTATCGTATTAACAATGCAATAATTATTGAGTTAGCAATGCAGAAATATTGTCATCCTTTTTAATTGATGGCACTGGGTGTGAATACAGTGAAGTTCTGTCATTCCAGATAGAAGTCTGGCCAAGTTTTTTCAATTTAGAGTTACTTGAGAGAAGAAGATTTAGTGGTTCGATCCGAAGCAGCCAGTCGGATGAGGTGCTTTCTTTCAAGGTTTGTAACTGGCGATATCGTACTGACATTCGAGGATATTTTAATGAAATCCACTACTTTCTTTAAGCTGACAGGCTCTTCTCTAGCGGCCCTTGGTTTAGCCGTAGCTCCCATGGCTTACACTCCTGTGCAAGCGCAGGAAAACAGCCAGACTCAAGAAACGGTAGAAACCGAAGATAGTGCTGGCCAAAACTTCGAAGATGCTGAAGAGTCTTTGGAGCAGGCGGGTCAAGAAACGCTGCAAGGGATTGATGCGGCTGGTGAAGCGGCAGAGCAGCAAATTGACCAAACGGCTCGAGAAGCGTCTCAGGCTGCTCAAGAAGCATCCCAAGCGGCTCAGCAAGCTGGCCAGGAAGCGGTTCAGGAAGCTGAAGAAGCCGCTCAGAGAGCAGAAGTTGCGGCTGAGAATGCCGTCGATTCAGTCCAGCAGCGGTCGAACTGGGGTTGGTTAGGTCTGCTGGGACTGGTTGGATTATTTGGTCTGGCCGGTGGCAACAAGCGCCGAGTTGAAACTGACGAACGGTATCACCGCGATCGCCCGGCGACGGCGGCTGGCGAATATCGCTCATAGCATTGGGCGGAGTCAGACAGTGGGCGGCGATCGCTCGGCTGTCTGACGCTCCTACAAAACGCTAGGTGAAAGCCTGTTTTGCCTGTTTGCAAAGCAGGCTTTTT
Protein-coding regions in this window:
- a CDS encoding DUF1206 domain-containing protein, with the protein product MNADRIVHEQPAKWIERLARFGYAAKGIVYMIVGVLAFQAAFNWGGRITGSKGAFRTIANQPFGNFLLFLVGVGLLGYVVWRFVEAFRDPEHRDSGLSGFARRASYFVSGLIYASLAIFALRIVFGSPSNSSGSGGSSSQQGVATLLSQPFGQWLVGFVGVAIVAYGFYTFYKAYSTKFRRKLKLAQMSLKEEQWSTRIARFGLTSKGLVSVIIGYFFIQAARASDPSQAQTTEGALQTLQQQPYGAWLMGLVALGLIAYGIHLEVQARYRRISPAR
- a CDS encoding WGxxGxxG family protein, encoding MKSTTFFKLTGSSLAALGLAVAPMAYTPVQAQENSQTQETVETEDSAGQNFEDAEESLEQAGQETLQGIDAAGEAAEQQIDQTAREASQAAQEASQAAQQAGQEAVQEAEEAAQRAEVAAENAVDSVQQRSNWGWLGLLGLVGLFGLAGGNKRRVETDERYHRDRPATAAGEYRS